In Pseudoliparis swirei isolate HS2019 ecotype Mariana Trench chromosome 2, NWPU_hadal_v1, whole genome shotgun sequence, the following are encoded in one genomic region:
- the epc2 gene encoding enhancer of polycomb homolog 2 isoform X4 codes for MDSEDETLLLRLNRKMEIRPLQFETMVDRLEKATTQQMVSLSEAKQLLNEDDFLLQSVYDYWVRKRRSPVAPPLTPHVKQERRDGSTNGDAYVAFRRRTEKMQTRKNRKNDEASYEKMLRLRREFRRTVSILEMIKRREKSKREVLHLTLEEAERRYQMEDFSGETLREVSLPLVEKPAYSIPVTLNNRHRTDVKKKPVSDPLPFSPMRPKKTGRRDRLRPPQRRPCRPPGPFTVNKADIQQYDFHSSGEEDSPPPPSPLCPSSSSDEEQNNPDGVYVFRRKAGCEYLSPGTRQPGGDGPLGLGTLPPCLRHSLAELILPPHWTGLSRRRIGRGGRILLDRASSLLDPVLKRLDSLAHPACGATLGQRSTLASGASSLTEVLSNIQTLRRFCFRPRPLQGPREGGTRTAEASAEGARVTCCLSPRKNSAGGITEEQYHSHQQQLVQRQKHLEKLQRQDSASARPPAPHRTQSSESSSKTLDSASAQFAASAVISAPPPAPPSAPPRGHINSENKPYKANGVLHPPGPSRTPYSSSSSLSRLGLSARGSPSSSSSSSSSSSSSSSSPLSLPNQRNQLGSVSQHSARLSVTPTSALKLAGLDRAPKASTARDAHESERPVNGLTETTLPMEVT; via the exons ATGGACTCTGAAGACGAGACGCTGCTCCTCAGGCTCAACAGGAAGATGGAGATCAGACCTCTACAGTTTGAGACCATGGTGGACCGACTGGAGAAGGCCACCACACAGCAg atggtctctctctcggaGGCGAAGCAGCTGCTGAACGAGGACGACTTCCTGCTGCAGTCGGTGTACGACTACTGGGTGAGGAAGAGGCGGAgccctgtagctccgcccctcacGCCGCATGTCAAACAGGAGCGGAGAGACGGGTCCACCAACGGAGACGCCTACGTGGCCTTCAGGCGCCGCACGGAGAAGATGCAGACCAGGAAG AACCGTAAGAACGACGAGGCGTCGTACGAGAAGATGCTGAGGCTGAGGAGAGAGTTCCGCCGGACTGTCAGCATCCTGGAGATGATCAAGAGGAGGGAGAAGTCCAAGAGAGAGGTGCTGCACCTCAccctggaggaggcggagaggag GTACCAGATGGAAGACTTCAGTGGAGAAACTCTCAGGGAGGTTTCACTCCCCCTGGTGGAGAAACCAGCATACAGCATCCCGGTGACTCTGAAcaacagacacagaacagacgTCAAG AAGAAGCCGGTCTCAGACCCGCTCCCCTTCAGCCCGATGAGACCCAAGAAGACCGGCAGGCGGGaccggctccgccccccccagaGGCGCCCCTGCAGACCGCCCGGCCCCTTCACCGTCAACAAGGCCGACATCCAGCAGTACGACTTCCACAGctctggagaggaggacagccctccccccccctcccccctg TGTCCTTCGTCTTCATCCGATGAAGAGCAAAACAATCCTGATGGAGTTTATGTCTTCAGGAGGAAAGCTGGCTGTGAATATCTCTCA CCGGGGACGAGGCAGCCGGGTGGAGACGGTCCCCTGGGGCTCGGCACGCTGCCTCCGTGTCTCCGTCACTCTCTGGCCGAGCTGATTCTGCCTCCTCATTGGACGGGACTGAGCCGGCGCAGGATAGGCCGGGGGGGCAG GATCCTGCTGGACCGGGCCTCCTCGCTGCTGGACCCGGTCCTGAAGCGGCTGGACTCTCTGGCTCACCCGGCCTGCGGGGCCACGCTGGGCCAGAGGAGCACCCTGGCCTCCGGGGCCTCCTCTCTGACGGAGGTCCTGAGCAACATCCAGACCCTGAGGAGGTTCTGCTTCAGGCCCAGACCGCTTCAGGGCCCGAGGGAGGGCGGCACCAGGACCGCGGAGGCCTCCGCGGAGGGCGCCAGAGTCACCTGTTGCCTTTCGCCTCGCAAGAACTCAG cagggggcatcACAGAGGAGCAGTACCACagccaccagcagcagctggtcCAGAGGCAGAAACATCTGGAGAAGCTTCAGCGACAGGACTCTGCTTCAGCCCGACCGCCCGCCCCCCACcggacacag TCCAGTGAGTCCAGTTCAAAGACTCTGGACTCGGCCAGCGCTCAGTTTGCAGCCTCGGCTGTGATcagcgctcctcctcctgcgcctccttctGCGCCTCCTCGTGGCCACATCAACAGTGAGAACAAACCCTACAAGGCCAACggagtcctccatcctccag GTCCCTCCAGGACTCCGTACTCTTCCTCGTCGTCTCTCAGCCGGTTGGGGCTTTCAGCTCGGgggtcaccctcctcctcctcttcctcctcctcttcctcctcctcctcctcttcctcccccctctctctgcctaACCAGAGGAACCAACTGGGATCTGTCTCCCAACACTCGGCTCGACTCTCCGTGACCCCGACGTCTGCCTTAAAGCTCGCCGGCCTCGACCGGGCGCCCAAAGCCTCCACCGCCag AGACGCTCATGAGTCGGAGCGACCTGTGAACGGCCTGACAGAGACCACCCTGCCcatggaggtcacatga
- the epc2 gene encoding enhancer of polycomb homolog 2 isoform X1, translating to MSKLSFRARALDASKPLPVYRSRDLPDLADCGSINRAVPQMPTGMEKDEELEHHLQRAISAHQVFREKKENMVIPVPESESNATYYDRLYRGDATVPKQLIHIQPLGLDQDQPDYDMDSEDETLLLRLNRKMEIRPLQFETMVDRLEKATTQQMVSLSEAKQLLNEDDFLLQSVYDYWVRKRRSPVAPPLTPHVKQERRDGSTNGDAYVAFRRRTEKMQTRKNRKNDEASYEKMLRLRREFRRTVSILEMIKRREKSKREVLHLTLEEAERRYQMEDFSGETLREVSLPLVEKPAYSIPVTLNNRHRTDVKKKPVSDPLPFSPMRPKKTGRRDRLRPPQRRPCRPPGPFTVNKADIQQYDFHSSGEEDSPPPPSPLCPSSSSDEEQNNPDGVYVFRRKAGCEYLSPGTRQPGGDGPLGLGTLPPCLRHSLAELILPPHWTGLSRRRIGRGGRILLDRASSLLDPVLKRLDSLAHPACGATLGQRSTLASGASSLTEVLSNIQTLRRFCFRPRPLQGPREGGTRTAEASAEGARVTCCLSPRKNSAGGITEEQYHSHQQQLVQRQKHLEKLQRQDSASARPPAPHRTQSSESSSKTLDSASAQFAASAVISAPPPAPPSAPPRGHINSENKPYKANGVLHPPGPSRTPYSSSSSLSRLGLSARGSPSSSSSSSSSSSSSSSSPLSLPNQRNQLGSVSQHSARLSVTPTSALKLAGLDRAPKASTARDAHESERPVNGLTETTLPMEVT from the exons GAGCATCACCTGCAGAGGGCGATCTCAGCCCACCAGGTGttcagagagaagaaggagaacatgGTGATCCCTGTTCCCGAGTCGGAGAGCAACGCCACGTACTACGACCGCCTGTACCGGGGGGACGCCACGGTCCCCAAGCAGCTGATCCACATCCAGC CTCTGggtctggaccaggaccagccgGACTACGACATGGACTCTGAAGACGAGACGCTGCTCCTCAGGCTCAACAGGAAGATGGAGATCAGACCTCTACAGTTTGAGACCATGGTGGACCGACTGGAGAAGGCCACCACACAGCAg atggtctctctctcggaGGCGAAGCAGCTGCTGAACGAGGACGACTTCCTGCTGCAGTCGGTGTACGACTACTGGGTGAGGAAGAGGCGGAgccctgtagctccgcccctcacGCCGCATGTCAAACAGGAGCGGAGAGACGGGTCCACCAACGGAGACGCCTACGTGGCCTTCAGGCGCCGCACGGAGAAGATGCAGACCAGGAAG AACCGTAAGAACGACGAGGCGTCGTACGAGAAGATGCTGAGGCTGAGGAGAGAGTTCCGCCGGACTGTCAGCATCCTGGAGATGATCAAGAGGAGGGAGAAGTCCAAGAGAGAGGTGCTGCACCTCAccctggaggaggcggagaggag GTACCAGATGGAAGACTTCAGTGGAGAAACTCTCAGGGAGGTTTCACTCCCCCTGGTGGAGAAACCAGCATACAGCATCCCGGTGACTCTGAAcaacagacacagaacagacgTCAAG AAGAAGCCGGTCTCAGACCCGCTCCCCTTCAGCCCGATGAGACCCAAGAAGACCGGCAGGCGGGaccggctccgccccccccagaGGCGCCCCTGCAGACCGCCCGGCCCCTTCACCGTCAACAAGGCCGACATCCAGCAGTACGACTTCCACAGctctggagaggaggacagccctccccccccctcccccctg TGTCCTTCGTCTTCATCCGATGAAGAGCAAAACAATCCTGATGGAGTTTATGTCTTCAGGAGGAAAGCTGGCTGTGAATATCTCTCA CCGGGGACGAGGCAGCCGGGTGGAGACGGTCCCCTGGGGCTCGGCACGCTGCCTCCGTGTCTCCGTCACTCTCTGGCCGAGCTGATTCTGCCTCCTCATTGGACGGGACTGAGCCGGCGCAGGATAGGCCGGGGGGGCAG GATCCTGCTGGACCGGGCCTCCTCGCTGCTGGACCCGGTCCTGAAGCGGCTGGACTCTCTGGCTCACCCGGCCTGCGGGGCCACGCTGGGCCAGAGGAGCACCCTGGCCTCCGGGGCCTCCTCTCTGACGGAGGTCCTGAGCAACATCCAGACCCTGAGGAGGTTCTGCTTCAGGCCCAGACCGCTTCAGGGCCCGAGGGAGGGCGGCACCAGGACCGCGGAGGCCTCCGCGGAGGGCGCCAGAGTCACCTGTTGCCTTTCGCCTCGCAAGAACTCAG cagggggcatcACAGAGGAGCAGTACCACagccaccagcagcagctggtcCAGAGGCAGAAACATCTGGAGAAGCTTCAGCGACAGGACTCTGCTTCAGCCCGACCGCCCGCCCCCCACcggacacag TCCAGTGAGTCCAGTTCAAAGACTCTGGACTCGGCCAGCGCTCAGTTTGCAGCCTCGGCTGTGATcagcgctcctcctcctgcgcctccttctGCGCCTCCTCGTGGCCACATCAACAGTGAGAACAAACCCTACAAGGCCAACggagtcctccatcctccag GTCCCTCCAGGACTCCGTACTCTTCCTCGTCGTCTCTCAGCCGGTTGGGGCTTTCAGCTCGGgggtcaccctcctcctcctcttcctcctcctcttcctcctcctcctcctcttcctcccccctctctctgcctaACCAGAGGAACCAACTGGGATCTGTCTCCCAACACTCGGCTCGACTCTCCGTGACCCCGACGTCTGCCTTAAAGCTCGCCGGCCTCGACCGGGCGCCCAAAGCCTCCACCGCCag AGACGCTCATGAGTCGGAGCGACCTGTGAACGGCCTGACAGAGACCACCCTGCCcatggaggtcacatga
- the epc2 gene encoding enhancer of polycomb homolog 2 isoform X3 — translation MSKLSFRARALDASKPLPVYRSRDLPDLADCGSINRAVPQMPTGMEKDEELEHHLQRAISAHQVFREKKENMVIPVPESESNATYYDRLYRGDATVPKQLIHIQPLGLDQDQPDYDMDSEDETLLLRLNRKMEIRPLQFETMVDRLEKATTQQMVSLSEAKQLLNEDDFLLQSVYDYWVRKRRSPVAPPLTPHVKQERRDGSTNGDAYVAFRRRTEKMQTRKNRKNDEASYEKMLRLRREFRRTVSILEMIKRREKSKREVLHLTLEEAERRYQMEDFSGETLREVSLPLVEKPAYSIPVTLNNRHRTDVKKPVSDPLPFSPMRPKKTGRRDRLRPPQRRPCRPPGPFTVNKADIQQYDFHSSGEEDSPPPPSPLCPSSSSDEEQNNPDGVYVFRRKAGCEYLSPGTRQPGGDGPLGLGTLPPCLRHSLAELILPPHWTGLSRRRIGRGGRILLDRASSLLDPVLKRLDSLAHPACGATLGQRSTLASGASSLTEVLSNIQTLRRFCFRPRPLQGPREGGTRTAEASAEGARVTCCLSPRKNSAGGITEEQYHSHQQQLVQRQKHLEKLQRQDSASARPPAPHRTQSSESSSKTLDSASAQFAASAVISAPPPAPPSAPPRGHINSENKPYKANGVLHPPGPSRTPYSSSSSLSRLGLSARGSPSSSSSSSSSSSSSSSSPLSLPNQRNQLGSVSQHSARLSVTPTSALKLAGLDRAPKASTARDAHESERPVNGLTETTLPMEVT, via the exons GAGCATCACCTGCAGAGGGCGATCTCAGCCCACCAGGTGttcagagagaagaaggagaacatgGTGATCCCTGTTCCCGAGTCGGAGAGCAACGCCACGTACTACGACCGCCTGTACCGGGGGGACGCCACGGTCCCCAAGCAGCTGATCCACATCCAGC CTCTGggtctggaccaggaccagccgGACTACGACATGGACTCTGAAGACGAGACGCTGCTCCTCAGGCTCAACAGGAAGATGGAGATCAGACCTCTACAGTTTGAGACCATGGTGGACCGACTGGAGAAGGCCACCACACAGCAg atggtctctctctcggaGGCGAAGCAGCTGCTGAACGAGGACGACTTCCTGCTGCAGTCGGTGTACGACTACTGGGTGAGGAAGAGGCGGAgccctgtagctccgcccctcacGCCGCATGTCAAACAGGAGCGGAGAGACGGGTCCACCAACGGAGACGCCTACGTGGCCTTCAGGCGCCGCACGGAGAAGATGCAGACCAGGAAG AACCGTAAGAACGACGAGGCGTCGTACGAGAAGATGCTGAGGCTGAGGAGAGAGTTCCGCCGGACTGTCAGCATCCTGGAGATGATCAAGAGGAGGGAGAAGTCCAAGAGAGAGGTGCTGCACCTCAccctggaggaggcggagaggag GTACCAGATGGAAGACTTCAGTGGAGAAACTCTCAGGGAGGTTTCACTCCCCCTGGTGGAGAAACCAGCATACAGCATCCCGGTGACTCTGAAcaacagacacagaacagacgTCAAG AAGCCGGTCTCAGACCCGCTCCCCTTCAGCCCGATGAGACCCAAGAAGACCGGCAGGCGGGaccggctccgccccccccagaGGCGCCCCTGCAGACCGCCCGGCCCCTTCACCGTCAACAAGGCCGACATCCAGCAGTACGACTTCCACAGctctggagaggaggacagccctccccccccctcccccctg TGTCCTTCGTCTTCATCCGATGAAGAGCAAAACAATCCTGATGGAGTTTATGTCTTCAGGAGGAAAGCTGGCTGTGAATATCTCTCA CCGGGGACGAGGCAGCCGGGTGGAGACGGTCCCCTGGGGCTCGGCACGCTGCCTCCGTGTCTCCGTCACTCTCTGGCCGAGCTGATTCTGCCTCCTCATTGGACGGGACTGAGCCGGCGCAGGATAGGCCGGGGGGGCAG GATCCTGCTGGACCGGGCCTCCTCGCTGCTGGACCCGGTCCTGAAGCGGCTGGACTCTCTGGCTCACCCGGCCTGCGGGGCCACGCTGGGCCAGAGGAGCACCCTGGCCTCCGGGGCCTCCTCTCTGACGGAGGTCCTGAGCAACATCCAGACCCTGAGGAGGTTCTGCTTCAGGCCCAGACCGCTTCAGGGCCCGAGGGAGGGCGGCACCAGGACCGCGGAGGCCTCCGCGGAGGGCGCCAGAGTCACCTGTTGCCTTTCGCCTCGCAAGAACTCAG cagggggcatcACAGAGGAGCAGTACCACagccaccagcagcagctggtcCAGAGGCAGAAACATCTGGAGAAGCTTCAGCGACAGGACTCTGCTTCAGCCCGACCGCCCGCCCCCCACcggacacag TCCAGTGAGTCCAGTTCAAAGACTCTGGACTCGGCCAGCGCTCAGTTTGCAGCCTCGGCTGTGATcagcgctcctcctcctgcgcctccttctGCGCCTCCTCGTGGCCACATCAACAGTGAGAACAAACCCTACAAGGCCAACggagtcctccatcctccag GTCCCTCCAGGACTCCGTACTCTTCCTCGTCGTCTCTCAGCCGGTTGGGGCTTTCAGCTCGGgggtcaccctcctcctcctcttcctcctcctcttcctcctcctcctcctcttcctcccccctctctctgcctaACCAGAGGAACCAACTGGGATCTGTCTCCCAACACTCGGCTCGACTCTCCGTGACCCCGACGTCTGCCTTAAAGCTCGCCGGCCTCGACCGGGCGCCCAAAGCCTCCACCGCCag AGACGCTCATGAGTCGGAGCGACCTGTGAACGGCCTGACAGAGACCACCCTGCCcatggaggtcacatga
- the epc2 gene encoding enhancer of polycomb homolog 2 isoform X2, whose amino-acid sequence MSKLSFRARALDASKPLPVYRSRDLPDLADCGSINRAVPQMPTGMEKDEELEHHLQRAISAHQVFREKKENMVIPVPESESNATYYDRLYRGDATVPKQLIHIQPLGLDQDQPDYDMDSEDETLLLRLNRKMEIRPLQFETMVDRLEKATTQQMVSLSEAKQLLNEDDFLLQSVYDYWVRKRRSPVAPPLTPHVKQERRDGSTNGDAYVAFRRRTEKMQTRKNRKNDEASYEKMLRLRREFRRTVSILEMIKRREKSKREVLHLTLEEAERRYQMEDFSGETLREVSLPLVEKPAYSIPVTLNNRHRTDVKKKPVSDPLPFSPMRPKKTGRRDRLRPPQRRPCRPPGPFTVNKADIQQYDFHSSGEEDSPPPPSPLCPSSSSDEEQNNPDGVYVFRRKAGCEYLSPGTRQPGGDGPLGLGTLPPCLRHSLAELILPPHWTGLSRRRIGRGGRILLDRASSLLDPVLKRLDSLAHPACGATLGQRSTLASGASSLTEVLSNIQTLRRFCFRPRPLQGPREGGTRTAEASAEGARVTCCLSPRKNSGGITEEQYHSHQQQLVQRQKHLEKLQRQDSASARPPAPHRTQSSESSSKTLDSASAQFAASAVISAPPPAPPSAPPRGHINSENKPYKANGVLHPPGPSRTPYSSSSSLSRLGLSARGSPSSSSSSSSSSSSSSSSPLSLPNQRNQLGSVSQHSARLSVTPTSALKLAGLDRAPKASTARDAHESERPVNGLTETTLPMEVT is encoded by the exons GAGCATCACCTGCAGAGGGCGATCTCAGCCCACCAGGTGttcagagagaagaaggagaacatgGTGATCCCTGTTCCCGAGTCGGAGAGCAACGCCACGTACTACGACCGCCTGTACCGGGGGGACGCCACGGTCCCCAAGCAGCTGATCCACATCCAGC CTCTGggtctggaccaggaccagccgGACTACGACATGGACTCTGAAGACGAGACGCTGCTCCTCAGGCTCAACAGGAAGATGGAGATCAGACCTCTACAGTTTGAGACCATGGTGGACCGACTGGAGAAGGCCACCACACAGCAg atggtctctctctcggaGGCGAAGCAGCTGCTGAACGAGGACGACTTCCTGCTGCAGTCGGTGTACGACTACTGGGTGAGGAAGAGGCGGAgccctgtagctccgcccctcacGCCGCATGTCAAACAGGAGCGGAGAGACGGGTCCACCAACGGAGACGCCTACGTGGCCTTCAGGCGCCGCACGGAGAAGATGCAGACCAGGAAG AACCGTAAGAACGACGAGGCGTCGTACGAGAAGATGCTGAGGCTGAGGAGAGAGTTCCGCCGGACTGTCAGCATCCTGGAGATGATCAAGAGGAGGGAGAAGTCCAAGAGAGAGGTGCTGCACCTCAccctggaggaggcggagaggag GTACCAGATGGAAGACTTCAGTGGAGAAACTCTCAGGGAGGTTTCACTCCCCCTGGTGGAGAAACCAGCATACAGCATCCCGGTGACTCTGAAcaacagacacagaacagacgTCAAG AAGAAGCCGGTCTCAGACCCGCTCCCCTTCAGCCCGATGAGACCCAAGAAGACCGGCAGGCGGGaccggctccgccccccccagaGGCGCCCCTGCAGACCGCCCGGCCCCTTCACCGTCAACAAGGCCGACATCCAGCAGTACGACTTCCACAGctctggagaggaggacagccctccccccccctcccccctg TGTCCTTCGTCTTCATCCGATGAAGAGCAAAACAATCCTGATGGAGTTTATGTCTTCAGGAGGAAAGCTGGCTGTGAATATCTCTCA CCGGGGACGAGGCAGCCGGGTGGAGACGGTCCCCTGGGGCTCGGCACGCTGCCTCCGTGTCTCCGTCACTCTCTGGCCGAGCTGATTCTGCCTCCTCATTGGACGGGACTGAGCCGGCGCAGGATAGGCCGGGGGGGCAG GATCCTGCTGGACCGGGCCTCCTCGCTGCTGGACCCGGTCCTGAAGCGGCTGGACTCTCTGGCTCACCCGGCCTGCGGGGCCACGCTGGGCCAGAGGAGCACCCTGGCCTCCGGGGCCTCCTCTCTGACGGAGGTCCTGAGCAACATCCAGACCCTGAGGAGGTTCTGCTTCAGGCCCAGACCGCTTCAGGGCCCGAGGGAGGGCGGCACCAGGACCGCGGAGGCCTCCGCGGAGGGCGCCAGAGTCACCTGTTGCCTTTCGCCTCGCAAGAACTCAG ggggcatcACAGAGGAGCAGTACCACagccaccagcagcagctggtcCAGAGGCAGAAACATCTGGAGAAGCTTCAGCGACAGGACTCTGCTTCAGCCCGACCGCCCGCCCCCCACcggacacag TCCAGTGAGTCCAGTTCAAAGACTCTGGACTCGGCCAGCGCTCAGTTTGCAGCCTCGGCTGTGATcagcgctcctcctcctgcgcctccttctGCGCCTCCTCGTGGCCACATCAACAGTGAGAACAAACCCTACAAGGCCAACggagtcctccatcctccag GTCCCTCCAGGACTCCGTACTCTTCCTCGTCGTCTCTCAGCCGGTTGGGGCTTTCAGCTCGGgggtcaccctcctcctcctcttcctcctcctcttcctcctcctcctcctcttcctcccccctctctctgcctaACCAGAGGAACCAACTGGGATCTGTCTCCCAACACTCGGCTCGACTCTCCGTGACCCCGACGTCTGCCTTAAAGCTCGCCGGCCTCGACCGGGCGCCCAAAGCCTCCACCGCCag AGACGCTCATGAGTCGGAGCGACCTGTGAACGGCCTGACAGAGACCACCCTGCCcatggaggtcacatga